A section of the Salmo salar chromosome ssa05, Ssal_v3.1, whole genome shotgun sequence genome encodes:
- the LOC106604141 gene encoding polyadenylate-binding protein-interacting protein 2, whose translation MKDPSRINNTPSLSNIELILHGQFINDDNPFAEYMWMENEEEFNRQIEEELWEEEFIEQCFQEMLEEEENEWFIPARDLPPTLGQLQDQLNLLVLSDTGIADDLAVNSNLNPEAQEFVPGLKH comes from the exons ATGAAAGACCCAAGTCGCATCAACAACACACCAAGCCTCAGCAACATAGAATTGATCCTACATGGACAGTTCATCAATGATGACAATCCCTTTGCTGAATACATGTGGATGGAGAACGAGGAGGAATTCAACAGACAG ATTGAGGAGGAACTGTGGGAGGAGGAGTTTATTGAGCAGTGTTTCCAGGAGAtgttggaggaagaggagaacgaATGGTTCATCCCAGCCAGAGATCTCCCTCCAACCCTCGGTCAGCTCCAGGACCAACTAAACCTACTGGTCCTCAGTGACACAGGCATCGCCGACGACCTGGCG GTTAACAGCAATTTGAACCCTGAAGCGCAAGAATTCGTACCAGGATTGAAGCACTGA